The following coding sequences lie in one Rutidosis leptorrhynchoides isolate AG116_Rl617_1_P2 chromosome 6, CSIRO_AGI_Rlap_v1, whole genome shotgun sequence genomic window:
- the LOC139853242 gene encoding uncharacterized protein, which yields MPTFTTIALENLLEHRNSTKNSNSISNSSTLNFSNHKEQVLEEEEEEEEEEDELRLKEKKRLNHIYISPALYATPEPTPILDYNSSSGSVSPSPYVFNRKGRGGGGGKSVNRRVDGFEVESGGGEVENEICLAVGGGRNENFFVDGEEGDDDDEDFGDARCDSISVASSSELNDPGKLLGFENMSVVSNQIGEFYDAIEDFSSDGSTLSLASCSRNLVSELNTTRLNLIDETEKRKTVEDNLATMCALWQRVGKLLLPHNSQTCLAPSSDISPMRFDINEVKQFSQEVIFARFVAEAMEKAESRAEAELAADVIVESKDKEISRLKNRLQYYEAMIYEMSQKNLESMEVARRQRDRKRGRKKWLWSCIGMSIVIGASVVAYSYAPHYQALDSVGDIEPEAVHD from the exons ATGCCTACATTCACAACAATTGCGTTAGAGAATTTACTCGAACACCGTAATTCCACCAAGAATTCAAATTCCATTTCAAATTCGTCGACATTAAATTTTTCAAATCACAAAGAACAAGtactagaagaagaagaagaagaagaagaagaagaagacgaaTTGAGATTGAAagagaagaagaggttgaatcatATATACATATCACCTGCGTTATATGCAACACCTGAACCTACTCCAATTTTGGATTATAATTCATCGTCTGGTTCGGTTTCGCCGTCTCCGTACGTGTTTAATCGGAAAGGACGTGGTGGCGGTGGTGGAAAGTCGGTTAATCGGAGAGTCGATGGATTTGAAGTTGAATCTGGTGGTGGAGAGGTTGAAAATGAAATTTGTTTAGCTGTCGGAGGGGGTCGAAATGAAAATTTCTTTGTTGATGGTGAAGAAGGTGATGATGACGATGAAGATTTTGGGGATGCAAGATGTGATTCGATTAGTGTCGCTAGTTCGAGTGAATTGAATGATCCTGGGAAGTTGTTAGGGTTTGAGAATATGAGTGTTGTGTCTAATCAAATTGGGGAGTTTTATGATGCTATTGAAG ATTTCTCCTCGGATGGCTCTACGTTGAGTCTAGCTTCCTGTAGTCGCAACCTAGTATCAGAACTGAATACCACAAGACTTAATCTTATCGACGAAACTGAAAAACGTAAGACGGTTGAAGATAATCTTGCTACAATGTGTGCTCTTTGGCAAAGAGTCGGAAAGCTTCTACTTCCTCacaatagtcaaacatgtcttgcACCTTCATCCGATATCAGTCCTATGAGGTTTGATATAAATGAAGTGAAACAGTTCTCGCAGGAAGTTATTTTTGCTAGATTTGTGGCTGAAGCCATGGAGAAGGCTGAATCAAGGGCAGAAGCTGAGTTGGCTGCCGATGTCATCGTAGAATCTAAAGACAAAGAGATTTCGCGGCTGAAAAATAGGCTGCAGTATTATGAAGCAATGATCTATGAAATGTCCCAAAAGAATCTTGAATCAATGG AGGTGGCGCGAAGGCAGAGAGATAGGAAAAGGGGGCGGAAAAAGTGGTTATGGAGTTGTATAGGGATGTCCATTGTCATTGGAGCTTCTGTCGTTGCTTACTCGTACGCTCCACATTATCAGGCATTGGATAGTGTTGGTGATATAGAGCCAGAAGCTGTTCATGATTAG
- the LOC139853599 gene encoding uncharacterized protein, whose translation MKLLSYNVRGFGVGKENKFGSTKKLLLRVKPSFVAIQETKLHSVKFSWIQSLWGSSECDFIQQEMVGKFGGQLLIWDTNVFDAIDVIKIDWVIGIRGKWKANETILNVLNVYGPHEDDKKQKLWDSIASLISGSNEAWAICGDFNEVRVEAERFNCEFIAYRAKRFNEFIENNALLDIPLGGRAYTRVSDDGIKFSKLDHFLLSENFYTLWENISAVVLDRLESDHCPIVLMDDDKNFGPKPCKVFDVWLEGAEAEQIVKDAWNEKMAGSRKDRCLMKKLKKVKLALKSWSTQQFGQIDGEIEMYKSTANSLELKAESIKLNTQEMDLWKNSRKKWLEKERIKTSMLKQKARVKWVLEGDENSRFFHSIIRNKNNRCNIRGVLIHGIWNDSPEAIKNEAFKHFSRQF comes from the coding sequence ATGAAGCTTCTGTCATATAATGTTAGAGGATTTGGTGTCGGGAAGGAAAACAAATTTGGTTCAACCAAAAAATTGCTTTTGAGAGTgaaaccttctttcgttgcaatcCAAGAAACAAAATTGCATTCTGTAAAATTTTCATGGATACAATCTTTGTGGGGATCATCGGAGTGCGATTTCATTCAACAAGAAATGGTAGGTAAATTCGGGGGGCAATTATTAATATGGGATACGAATGTGTTTGATGCTATTGATGTCATTAAGATTGATTGGGTTATTGGAATTCGAGGTAAATGGAAAGCTAATGAAACCATTCTCAACGTTCTTAATGTATATGGACCGCATGAGGATGATAAAAAACAAAAGTTATGGGATTCAATTGCAAGTTTGATTTCGGGGAGTAATGAGGCTTGGGCAATTTGCGGTGATTTTAATGAAGTTCGTGTAGAAGCGGAAAGATTTAATTGTGAGTTCATAGCATACAGGGCAAAAAGATTCAATGAGTTCATAGAAAACAATGCTCTGCTAGATATTCCTCTCGGAGGTAGGGCGTACACCCGTGTAAGTGATGATGGCATTAAGTTTAGTAAACTTGATCATTTTTTGTTATCGGAAAATTTCTATACACTGTGGGAAAATATCTCGGCTGTGGTGCTAGATAGGTTGGAATCGGATCATTGCCCGATTGTGTTAATGGATGACGACAAAAATTTCGGGCCAAAACCTTGCAAAGTCTTCGATGTTTGGTTAGAAGGTGCTGAGGCAGAGCAAATCGTAAAAGATGCATGGAATGAAAAAATGGCAGGCTCACGTAAGGATAGATGCTTGATGAAAAAACTAAAAAAGGTGAAACTTGCTCTTAAATCTTGGAGTACACAACAATTTGGACAAATTGATGGGGAAATAGAAATGTATAAGAGCACAGCTAATTCGCTGGAACTTAAGGCAGAATCAATCAAGCTTAATACACAAGAGATGGACCTTTGGAAAAACTCGAGGAAAAAGTGGTTAGAAAAAGAAAGAATCAAAACAAGTATGCTCAAACAAAAGGCACGGGTAAAATGGGTTTTGGAGGGTGATGAAAATTCAAGATTTTTTCACTCGAttattcgtaataaaaataataggtgCAATATTCGTGGCGTGTTAATCCATGGAATTTGGAATGATAGTCCAGAAGCGATAAAAAATGAAGCTTTCAAACATTTTAGCCGTCAATTCTAA